From Haloarcula hispanica ATCC 33960, the proteins below share one genomic window:
- a CDS encoding Rieske (2Fe-2S) protein: MSDPVDVTVDTDDESESVRIHDDGGEVEAGDATVRFSFSGTGDDGQAAGGDDEQSPDGNDDPRRIAELDSVPTDSTLVFEARDGRRGVNCILHRSGDAVAAWRNSCPHQPEVPLDPGRGAIVRGDRLVCHKHGAQFERDDGVCTHGPCAGDALDSIEVTVRDGDVYLTDERFERAERR; the protein is encoded by the coding sequence ATGAGCGACCCCGTGGACGTGACCGTTGACACCGACGACGAGTCGGAATCGGTCCGTATCCACGACGACGGTGGCGAGGTCGAAGCCGGCGACGCAACCGTCCGATTCAGTTTTTCCGGCACTGGAGACGATGGGCAGGCGGCTGGGGGCGACGACGAGCAGTCGCCCGACGGCAACGACGACCCGCGCCGCATCGCCGAACTCGACTCGGTGCCGACCGACAGCACGCTCGTGTTCGAGGCGCGCGACGGCCGGCGCGGCGTCAACTGCATCCTGCACCGCTCGGGCGACGCCGTCGCCGCCTGGCGCAACTCCTGTCCCCACCAGCCCGAAGTCCCGCTCGACCCGGGCCGGGGCGCGATTGTGCGGGGCGACCGTCTGGTGTGTCACAAACACGGCGCGCAGTTCGAACGCGACGACGGCGTCTGCACGCACGGCCCCTGCGCCGGCGACGCCCTCGACAGTATCGAGGTCACGGTTCGGGACGGCGACGTGTACCTCACGGACGAGCGCTTCGAGCGGGCCGAACGGCGCTGA
- the lrp gene encoding HTH-type transcriptional regulator Lrp has translation MTYENLDRELVNALLGDGRASLRSLGEDLDVSVTTVSNHLSDLEDEGIINGYTPKVDYDKLGYDVTAIIQLKVEGSSLPAVTDDLEEHKQMISVYEVTGDYDVIAVGKFTDTDGMNAQIKELLTDPDIRESNTSVVLNAASEHEQFDLDLKE, from the coding sequence ATGACGTACGAAAATCTCGACCGTGAGCTAGTGAATGCACTTCTGGGGGATGGCCGCGCCAGCCTCCGAAGCCTCGGAGAAGACCTCGACGTGTCGGTAACGACCGTCTCAAACCACCTCTCCGATCTTGAGGACGAGGGAATCATCAACGGGTACACCCCCAAGGTTGATTACGACAAGCTCGGCTACGACGTGACAGCCATCATCCAGCTCAAGGTGGAAGGGTCGTCGCTCCCGGCAGTCACCGATGACCTCGAAGAGCACAAGCAGATGATATCGGTGTACGAGGTCACCGGCGACTACGACGTCATCGCGGTCGGGAAGTTCACCGACACCGACGGCATGAACGCCCAGATCAAAGAGCTCCTCACCGACCCGGATATCAGGGAGTCGAACACCTCCGTCGTGCTCAACGCCGCAAGCGAACACGAGCAGTTCGACCTCGACCTGAAGGAGTAG
- a CDS encoding TetR/AcrR family transcriptional regulator yields the protein MNDGDTADDIMDATYRALCTHGYADLTMQDIADESDKSKAALHYHYDSKHDLLCAFLEYLYDGFVDRIEDPDGENPHERLLALIDSVLDKPDDGSEEFGTAILEIRAHAPYEPGFRERLTKFDDYLVDELEVILEDGITGGTFKSDLDAEETAQFIVTVLTGAATERVTTGRPVECTRRMLAEYVETHLLDGQQEVTA from the coding sequence ATGAACGACGGCGACACGGCCGACGATATTATGGACGCGACCTACCGTGCGCTGTGTACGCACGGCTACGCGGATCTGACGATGCAGGACATCGCGGACGAGTCGGACAAGAGCAAAGCTGCCCTCCACTACCACTACGACAGTAAACACGACCTCCTCTGTGCGTTCCTCGAATACCTCTATGACGGGTTCGTCGACCGGATCGAAGACCCCGACGGCGAGAACCCACACGAGCGCCTGCTGGCGCTCATCGATTCCGTGCTGGACAAGCCGGACGACGGGAGCGAAGAGTTCGGGACGGCGATTCTCGAAATCCGTGCCCACGCGCCCTACGAACCCGGCTTTCGCGAGCGACTCACCAAATTCGACGACTACCTCGTCGACGAACTCGAAGTGATCCTCGAAGACGGTATCACTGGCGGGACGTTCAAATCCGACCTCGACGCCGAGGAGACCGCCCAGTTCATCGTCACCGTCCTGACCGGGGCTGCGACCGAGCGTGTCACGACCGGTCGCCCGGTCGAGTGTACCCGACGGATGCTCGCCGAGTACGTCGAGACGCATCTCCTGGACGGACAGCAGGAGGTCACAGCGTGA
- a CDS encoding MATE family efflux transporter, whose translation MSLRQKLGRLGARLGNLFKGQEELNLTSGDIGKPLLFLSFPIVITNLLQVAYNLADTFWLGQYSTTALAAISFAFPMIFLLISLGMGLSVAGSVLVAQHTGAEEHREAEYAASQTVTFALLASVLLGATGYFFVEDFLSLLGASSEVLPGATGYLQVVSLGLTAMFGFFVFISLMRGAGDTITPMLVMFGTVVLNIVIDPFLIFGWWVFPEMGVVGAAVATIFSRAVALVVGIGILLSGRRGVRIHLSDMAPDLEYLRKLLRLGIPASVEGTGRAVSVNAMLFIVGTFSVTVVAAFGVGIRVFSLVFMPAIAMDRGVETMTGQNLGAERPDRAATANHFAAKVSFAILSVLGVVTIFAAPAVVSVFSDDPEVVRIGAEFLQWVAPTFGFIGVVRAYSGGFRGAGKTLTAAALAVTMLGIIRLPVAWVASRPVSVPAWLGPQVVDLFAYSLAEQGIWLAFAVSNVLAAGLAAAWFLRGTWREADPRAGSEPAVADD comes from the coding sequence GTGAGCCTCCGGCAGAAACTGGGCCGTCTGGGTGCGCGGCTCGGGAACCTGTTCAAAGGGCAAGAGGAACTGAACCTGACCAGCGGCGACATCGGCAAGCCGCTGCTGTTCCTTTCTTTCCCCATCGTCATCACGAACCTGCTACAGGTGGCGTACAACCTCGCGGATACGTTCTGGCTGGGGCAGTACTCCACGACGGCGCTTGCGGCCATCTCATTTGCCTTCCCGATGATCTTCCTGCTCATCTCGCTTGGAATGGGACTGTCAGTGGCAGGCAGCGTGCTGGTCGCCCAGCACACCGGGGCCGAGGAGCACCGCGAGGCCGAGTACGCCGCCTCCCAGACTGTGACGTTCGCGCTGCTGGCCTCCGTGTTACTCGGCGCGACCGGCTACTTCTTCGTCGAGGACTTCCTGTCGCTTTTGGGCGCATCCAGCGAGGTGCTGCCGGGCGCGACGGGCTACCTGCAGGTCGTCTCGCTCGGACTGACGGCGATGTTCGGCTTCTTCGTGTTCATCTCGCTGATGCGCGGGGCCGGCGACACCATCACGCCGATGCTCGTGATGTTCGGGACTGTCGTGCTGAACATCGTCATCGACCCGTTCCTCATCTTCGGCTGGTGGGTGTTCCCCGAGATGGGCGTCGTCGGCGCGGCCGTCGCGACCATCTTCTCGCGTGCCGTAGCGCTGGTCGTCGGCATCGGTATCCTGCTGTCGGGCAGGCGCGGCGTGCGGATTCACCTCAGTGATATGGCCCCCGACCTGGAGTACCTCCGGAAACTGCTCAGGCTGGGCATCCCGGCCTCCGTCGAAGGCACCGGGCGCGCCGTGTCAGTCAACGCCATGCTGTTCATCGTCGGGACGTTCTCCGTGACCGTGGTCGCGGCCTTCGGCGTCGGCATCCGCGTGTTCTCGCTGGTGTTCATGCCCGCCATCGCGATGGACCGCGGCGTCGAAACGATGACCGGCCAGAACCTCGGTGCCGAGCGGCCTGACCGCGCGGCGACGGCCAACCACTTCGCCGCAAAAGTATCGTTTGCCATCCTCTCTGTGCTGGGTGTGGTCACGATCTTCGCCGCACCGGCCGTCGTCAGCGTGTTCAGCGACGACCCCGAGGTCGTCCGCATCGGGGCCGAGTTCCTCCAGTGGGTCGCCCCGACCTTCGGCTTCATCGGCGTCGTCCGGGCCTACTCCGGCGGGTTCCGCGGGGCCGGTAAGACGCTCACCGCAGCGGCGCTAGCGGTTACCATGCTGGGAATCATCCGCCTGCCGGTCGCCTGGGTCGCATCCCGCCCAGTTTCGGTCCCGGCGTGGCTCGGCCCGCAGGTCGTCGACCTCTTCGCGTACTCGCTGGCCGAACAGGGCATCTGGCTGGCCTTCGCCGTCTCGAACGTCCTCGCGGCCGGCCTCGCAGCAGCCTGGTTCCTCCGCGGGACGTGGCGCGAGGCCGACCCCCGGGCCGGCAGCGAACCGGCCGTTGCAGACGACTGA
- a CDS encoding NADPH-dependent FMN reductase: MHDTPHVIGISGSLRDDSGTRIAVQRALDAAVGDGATIEHIDLREWDLPLFDPDAGEADSGDGPELAARVREADALVLGTPVYHGTIASPLKTALDYCSIDDVEGATVGILAVAGGGFPTPTLQHLRASVLELKGWPLPQAVAIPESWAAFEDGHIADEDIAARVEELGSNVVAYTGVADRREETEQSELATGD, translated from the coding sequence ATGCACGACACGCCACACGTTATCGGTATCAGCGGAAGCCTCCGCGACGACAGCGGAACCAGAATCGCCGTCCAGCGCGCCCTCGACGCGGCAGTGGGGGATGGTGCAACGATCGAGCACATCGACCTCCGGGAGTGGGACCTCCCGCTGTTCGACCCCGACGCGGGTGAGGCCGACTCCGGTGACGGTCCGGAACTCGCCGCCCGTGTCCGCGAGGCCGACGCCCTGGTCCTCGGAACTCCCGTGTATCACGGCACCATCGCCTCACCACTGAAGACGGCGCTTGACTACTGCAGTATTGACGACGTCGAAGGGGCGACCGTCGGTATCCTCGCAGTGGCCGGCGGCGGGTTCCCCACGCCGACGCTACAGCATCTTCGCGCCTCTGTACTGGAGTTGAAGGGCTGGCCGCTTCCGCAAGCCGTTGCCATCCCCGAATCGTGGGCCGCCTTCGAGGACGGACACATCGCCGACGAAGACATCGCAGCGCGCGTCGAGGAACTGGGCTCAAACGTCGTCGCGTACACGGGTGTTGCGGACCGACGCGAAGAAACAGAACAGTCGGAACTGGCGACCGGCGACTGA